Genomic segment of Streptosporangium sp. NBC_01755:
CCTCTGTGGCCCCCAGCGCACTGGAGGCACCTAAGAGGCTTATAGCGCACAATAGTCCTATAGATACCTGTCTATGCTGCATTGGCACCCCGTAACAACCCGTATCGGGCAAGACGGAAGTTATCCTATAATTTCTATAACAATCAGTAAAGGGGCCAATGGCCTGGCCAGACGCCATACCACCTTTTTGCCTACGGCGGAGGCGCCCAATCTTGAGACCTTATGAAGCTGAACATCGACCCTAACTCCACAGTCCCGCTTTTTGACCAGATCGCCCGGGGCCTGCGGCGCGAGCTGATCACGGGAACGTTGCGACCCGGTGACCACCTGCCTCCCGCCAAGACACTGGCGGCGAGCCTTCAGGTGAACCTGCACACGGTGCTGCGCGCCTACGCGCTGCTCCGCGACGAGGGCATGGTCGAGGTACGCCGCGGCAGGGGAACCGTGGTCATCGCCCCCGGGACACGAAGTGGAGACCGGCGCCTGGACAGAGCGCTCGTGAGCCTCGTCGTCGAAGCGCGACGGGCCGGCATCACGGAGAGTGCTCTGATGAATCTTGTGTCACACGCTTTCCGAAGCAACACAGGTTATGACACCATCTCGGACTGATCAATACAGCGTCATCTATCCGCTTTTAGATAAATGTTATAATAGTGGAGGAATATGCGATTCCAGGAGGAGGATAGGCGAGCGGCAATACGTTTCTTACTCATTGTGGTGCTCGCTCCTCTCAGCGTGTTCGTCTTGGCCCTGGCGGTGCCCTTCCTCCTCAGCGAGCGTCTGCCCGACCCGGTGGCCGCCCACTTTACCGACGGACGCCCCGATGAGTCAGCCCCACTGCAACCACTGATCCGGGACATCCTGATAGTCGGCGCGAGCGCGTGGTCGATCCTGGCCCTGCTCGCCTACCTGCGGCCCCCGGGCTCGCTCGGGCGCAGGGCCGCCGCGGGCGGCGCCGTGGCCCTGCCCACCACGCTGGGGCTCGCCGTGCTACTGGGCACGGTGGGCGCCAACCTGGACGCCCCGACCTGGCGAGAGGCCACCACGTCACCGGCCTCGGAGGTCATCACGATTGCCGGTGGAGCGCTGGCCCTCGTGTTCGGCGCGATCGCCGTGCATCCGCTGCGGCGGGGCCCGCGTGAGACCACCGACCTGCCGACCGAGCCGATCATCGGCCAGGCACGCTCCCGGCGGGGGCGTATGGTGTGGATCGGTCAGTCCCGCAATCCCGACCTGGTGTGGAAGACGTTCACGGTCACCTGCATCATGGTCGTGCTCACGATCGCCGGTACGTACTGGATGGCCGTACCGGCTCTCCTGTCGCTGACCACGCTGCATCTGTGGGGCGGAATCGTCGCCTCCTTCGACGGAACGGCGCTCTCGGTCCGGGGCCGCATCCCGTTCGGTCTCATCCGGCGCATCCCGCTCAGCCGGATCGAGACCGCGGAGAAGATCGAGATCGATCCGCGGGAGTGGGGCTGGGGTTGGCGGCTGCGCGGCATCAGACGGCACGCCATCGTGATCCGTAAGGGCGAGGGGCTCCTGGTGGCGCTACGCGGGGGCGGCGAATTCGTGGTGACCGTCGACGACGCCGCCGGCGGCGCCGAGGAGATCAGGCGTGCCCTGCGCGGGCGACCCCCC
This window contains:
- a CDS encoding GntR family transcriptional regulator is translated as MKLNIDPNSTVPLFDQIARGLRRELITGTLRPGDHLPPAKTLAASLQVNLHTVLRAYALLRDEGMVEVRRGRGTVVIAPGTRSGDRRLDRALVSLVVEARRAGITESALMNLVSHAFRSNTGYDTISD